One Tachyglossus aculeatus isolate mTacAcu1 chromosome 18, mTacAcu1.pri, whole genome shotgun sequence DNA segment encodes these proteins:
- the C18H7orf25 gene encoding UPF0415 protein C7orf25 homolog isoform X1 yields MGESTPQLKDRMGVRRNNAASMSAPSTLGERIAVAEELIERAEALSGSRKGGLEGGAKLCNRLKAELKFLHKVEAGKVAVKESHLQSTNLTHLRAVVESAENLEEVVSVLHVFGYTAGSGEKQSLVVDVVADGGHAWVKAIGRKAEALHNIWLGRGQYGARSVVEQAEDFLRASRQQPVQYSSPRVLFAFYNGVSGPVAEKLREMGVAVRGDIVAVEAPEGPRPGARESDGEGPAVLQAARVGRENAVASLAFPTEVKVDVCPRVNLDITTLITYVSALSYGGCYFVFREKVLTEQAGRERKEPVLPRLEAFMRGKELFACESAVRDFRSILDTLGGPGERDRAATLVGRIQVVPDQPSDRALRLVASSKINSRSLTIFGTGDALKAVTMTANSGFVRAASNQGVKFSVFVHQPRALTESKEALATPLPKN; encoded by the exons ATGGGAGAGAGTACGCCGCAGTTGAAAGacagaatgggagtcagaag GAATAATGCGGCCAGCATGTCGGCGCCTTCCACGCTGGGCGAGCGGATCGCCGTCGCCGAAGAGCTCATCGAGAGGGCAGAGGCCCTGTCCGGGTCGAGGAAAGgaggcctagaagggggagccaagcTGTGCAACAGACTGAAGGCCGAGTTGAAATTCCTCCACAAAGTGGAGGCGGGGAAAGTGGCCGTTAAGGAGTCGCACCTGCAGAGCACGAATCTCACCCACCTCCGGGCCGTCGTGGAATCCGCCGAgaacctggaggaggtggtgagcGTCCTCCACGTCTTCGGCTACACGGCCGGCTCGGGGGAGAAGCAGAGCCTGGTGGTGGACGTGGTGGCCGACGGGGGCCACGCGTGGGTGAAGGCCATCGGCCGCAAGGCGGAGGCTCTGCACAACATCTGGCTGGGCAGGGGCCAGTACGGCGCCAGGAGCGTCGTCGAGCAGGCCGAGGACTTCCTGCGGGCCAGCCGGCAGCAGCCCGTTCAGTACAGCAGCCCCCGCGTCCTCTTCGCCTTTTACAACGGCGTCTCCGGCCCCGTGGCCGAGAAGCTGCGGGAGATGGGCGTGGCGGTGAGAGGAGACATCGTGGCGGTCGAGGCCCCCGAGGGCCCCCGGCCGGGCGCCCGGGAGTCCGACGGCGAGGGCCCCGCGGTCCTGCAGGCCGCCAGGGTGGGCCGGGAGAACGCGGTGGCCAGCCTGGCTTTCCCCACGGAGGTGAAGGTGGACGTGTGCCCCCGGGTGAACCTGGACATCACCACGCTGATCACCTACGTGTCCGCCCTCAGCTACGGAGGCTGCTACTTCGTCTTCAGGGAGAAAGTGCTCACGGAGCAGGcggggcgggagaggaaggagcccgtGCTGCCCCGGCTGGAGGCCTTCATGCGGGGCAAGGAGCTGTTCGCCTGCGAGTCGGCGGTGAGGGATTTCCGCTCCATCCTCGACACCCTGGGGGGGCCCGGGGAGCGGGACAGGGCCGCCACGCTGGTCGGGCGAATCCAGGTGGTTCCCGACCAGCCTTCCGATCGGGCCTTAAGACTGGTGGCCAGCTCCAAGATCAACAGCCGCTCCCTAACCATCTTCGGGACGGGAGACGCGCTCAAAGCCGTCACCATGACTGCCAACAGTGGTTTTGTCCGGGCTGCGAGTAACCAGGGCGTTAAATTTAGCGTGTTTGTCCACCAGCCCAGAGCCCTGACCGAAAGCAAAGAGGCGCTGGCCACCCCCTTACCAAAGAACTAG
- the C18H7orf25 gene encoding UPF0415 protein C7orf25 homolog isoform X2 encodes MSAPSTLGERIAVAEELIERAEALSGSRKGGLEGGAKLCNRLKAELKFLHKVEAGKVAVKESHLQSTNLTHLRAVVESAENLEEVVSVLHVFGYTAGSGEKQSLVVDVVADGGHAWVKAIGRKAEALHNIWLGRGQYGARSVVEQAEDFLRASRQQPVQYSSPRVLFAFYNGVSGPVAEKLREMGVAVRGDIVAVEAPEGPRPGARESDGEGPAVLQAARVGRENAVASLAFPTEVKVDVCPRVNLDITTLITYVSALSYGGCYFVFREKVLTEQAGRERKEPVLPRLEAFMRGKELFACESAVRDFRSILDTLGGPGERDRAATLVGRIQVVPDQPSDRALRLVASSKINSRSLTIFGTGDALKAVTMTANSGFVRAASNQGVKFSVFVHQPRALTESKEALATPLPKN; translated from the coding sequence ATGTCGGCGCCTTCCACGCTGGGCGAGCGGATCGCCGTCGCCGAAGAGCTCATCGAGAGGGCAGAGGCCCTGTCCGGGTCGAGGAAAGgaggcctagaagggggagccaagcTGTGCAACAGACTGAAGGCCGAGTTGAAATTCCTCCACAAAGTGGAGGCGGGGAAAGTGGCCGTTAAGGAGTCGCACCTGCAGAGCACGAATCTCACCCACCTCCGGGCCGTCGTGGAATCCGCCGAgaacctggaggaggtggtgagcGTCCTCCACGTCTTCGGCTACACGGCCGGCTCGGGGGAGAAGCAGAGCCTGGTGGTGGACGTGGTGGCCGACGGGGGCCACGCGTGGGTGAAGGCCATCGGCCGCAAGGCGGAGGCTCTGCACAACATCTGGCTGGGCAGGGGCCAGTACGGCGCCAGGAGCGTCGTCGAGCAGGCCGAGGACTTCCTGCGGGCCAGCCGGCAGCAGCCCGTTCAGTACAGCAGCCCCCGCGTCCTCTTCGCCTTTTACAACGGCGTCTCCGGCCCCGTGGCCGAGAAGCTGCGGGAGATGGGCGTGGCGGTGAGAGGAGACATCGTGGCGGTCGAGGCCCCCGAGGGCCCCCGGCCGGGCGCCCGGGAGTCCGACGGCGAGGGCCCCGCGGTCCTGCAGGCCGCCAGGGTGGGCCGGGAGAACGCGGTGGCCAGCCTGGCTTTCCCCACGGAGGTGAAGGTGGACGTGTGCCCCCGGGTGAACCTGGACATCACCACGCTGATCACCTACGTGTCCGCCCTCAGCTACGGAGGCTGCTACTTCGTCTTCAGGGAGAAAGTGCTCACGGAGCAGGcggggcgggagaggaaggagcccgtGCTGCCCCGGCTGGAGGCCTTCATGCGGGGCAAGGAGCTGTTCGCCTGCGAGTCGGCGGTGAGGGATTTCCGCTCCATCCTCGACACCCTGGGGGGGCCCGGGGAGCGGGACAGGGCCGCCACGCTGGTCGGGCGAATCCAGGTGGTTCCCGACCAGCCTTCCGATCGGGCCTTAAGACTGGTGGCCAGCTCCAAGATCAACAGCCGCTCCCTAACCATCTTCGGGACGGGAGACGCGCTCAAAGCCGTCACCATGACTGCCAACAGTGGTTTTGTCCGGGCTGCGAGTAACCAGGGCGTTAAATTTAGCGTGTTTGTCCACCAGCCCAGAGCCCTGACCGAAAGCAAAGAGGCGCTGGCCACCCCCTTACCAAAGAACTAG